The following proteins are encoded in a genomic region of Hirundo rustica isolate bHirRus1 chromosome 3, bHirRus1.pri.v3, whole genome shotgun sequence:
- the MIA3 gene encoding transport and Golgi organization protein 1 homolog isoform X3, which yields MLMCRGKAMRDFKGPDCRFVNFKKGEAVYVYYKLIGESTELWAGSVGSDFGYFPKDLLEINHNYSNEELELPTDETDFVCFDGGRDDFDNYNVDELLKSLQETIVNEGETERSDPGTKPAERIEKDKEAEQTDRAKSLGALETDNLEQSAEEEKENLVLTDKVDDSLTEGTENTGGDPSVNSHKENSQGDQIAHEHLKGMLHGKLKGLESENTKNTSIPQGETSQLDQENEEVNAYTLLNRELSVNLKTKFGSTADAVVSDDEVTRLVTSLEDDLSEDLSINPHNEDEEPEFADQSAEIPLLSFTAEDEVTSPEDLEDDGNYDAKSQNHKPDEDAKGAMKLNNQRDNGEEPDSDALILKDAFSKSKKSGGSVNVDRSESKQTKEKLDEVVLISKREAPATTQPEDLPKELLGKEPVGTGDLGSKEKTNKTGKLEEQLTDGTESHSAALKVTAVPDPHALPSPGNALESKSFLKKKEDALEPSDDDINKSPERVPLASAEKSEEQFEDGTSEESLESDLKHKRSREKTMGRGEAENKPPVDTPAKPVEEVKNASQGDLRDTDFLRQKVELGMPAVEKELLRHEEDLKQTGKIDDENKNPASSNKELEIKRNMKETPAGEEDPSYSGAVEQPRPWENETEYSEADVNENLPRNPGKMPVFKESTEKSSPEEEPKSTMQNTNTENLTLQGTAPPEDAGSDRNLGKYLAEETTQELQSEEPDVEDDPDLKQADDELLEDENAASAKLSQAKAANVQGNTLSGENANPELEGLSEAVSGIPNPTYKTGEETNSFPKEDKTISVQNTGETRIKEVDVSVGKDAKLDEMQHVTDAADEESSEPEEPSAVEEHNFQSPHTEDSNDFDERKDHLPEGVSEKDSKEVQNLEETRNDHQQAAHVPSPADSSEATSDTVTDFSESVKRLSIMRDFLDEKRVMRLQKYLGLHHVVRIEAMFHDMKVEMELARKASQSNEDLEKALDEILEFSESSIMDVVGKVLDSRVAENKEEVVKEMDLYDEESALMDDIQELIYSLRSKYSSAGESVPLASPPEQEDDRLHVQDGAKGTEYDSVSIRNPNTVDEGNQEFQQLVEDKRPEQPVEEEEERAVSVPPEHEEANFSDNGEAEKGYDSERGSPLEDNSFGSVDSGESSSEHTAEGAGAGAAWRGTLGAARPLLRRLVDTLPEEMRPGPDFHGLPWEPVIITALVGIATLAIFFWRTCLSVKSRIYQVTEKQLAEKIKNLLQEKTEILEKLSEYDQKIKEAKESVKVAQEQKDILSDETAGLKDTVKELEEANQQLDNKVKNLHTMLEAERKKNEKKQNKLSETQKSLEKLQEAITMHSAELSEVQIALNEAKLSEEKVKSELHHVQEENARLKKSKEQLLKEAEGWSERHSELREQIQLYQKSQKDIEETLAYKENEIEVLTNCIMQLKQLDMDSEDPSKKDDRGHEWSPGDDLANGELPDTESEKMKTQIKQMMDVSRVKTMLSIVEEDRNLLQSKLNDEVTARHELEEKIKTLEHDSSSLQSAKTQLENECKTLQQKVEILGELYQQKEMALQKKLTQEEYERQEKEQKLCAADEKAVLAIEEVKVYKQRIQDMEEELQKTERSYKNQIAVHEKKAHDNWLIARSAERALAEEKREAANLRQKLIEVNQKIIMLQRPVIVKPTPGRPDRQIPPRRGPLSRDGSSGPSPVSGGNPSPTQMIDVPPRPLSAPRRDGARGEFGTMLDGPPAPRRPPELPGRMSVPDIGPAVASLISSEPRTSSPSTAMDGVQPSPKESEAPSVTKDSPSSMEAAAGNVGAKGPSPFPGPPLMSSPVMGPPLPPPIRYGPPGPLPPPLRGSFGPRPLPGPQGCGAPLPPPAGRDFLPGPRLGMRDLPPVPLPPPPDPRGYARGHPPFPPLGPPGPRDYPPGPRLPLQASRDYAPAPNRDLPLPAPRD from the exons A TGTTAATGTGCCGAGGGAAAGCCATGCGGGATTTTAAAGGTCCGGATTGTCGCTTTGTAAATTTTAAGAAAGGAGAAGCGGTGTATGTATATTATAAACTAATAGGAGAATCAACTGAGCTTTGGGCTGGAAGT GTTGGAAGTGATTTTGGATATTTTCCAAAGGATTTACTTGAAATAAATCATAACTATTCCAATGAGGAGCTAGAATTACCAACAGAT gaaacagactttgtttgctttgatgGAGGAAGGGATGACTTTGATAATTATAATGTAGATGAACTTCTAAAGTCATTGCAAGAGACAATAGTAAATGAAGGGGAAACTGAACGGAGTGATCCAGGGACAAAACCAGCTGAAAGAATTGAGAAGGATAAAGAAGCTGAACAGACTGATAGAGCAAAGTCCCTTGGTGCTTTGGAGACAGACAATCTTGAGCAAagtgctgaagaagaaaaggaaaaccttgTCTTGACAGACAAAGTTGACGATTCTCTTACAGAAGGAACTGAAAATACTGGGGGAGACCCCAGTGTCAACAGTCACAAAGAAAACTCTCAGGGAGATCAAATTGCACATGAGCACTTGAAGGGAATGCTACATGGGAAGTTAAAAGGGCTAGAAAGTGAAAATACCAAAAACACTAGTATTCCTCAGGGTGAAACCAGCCAACTTGACCAAGAGAATGAAGAAGTCAATGCCTATACACTTTTAAACAGAGAGCTCTCTGtgaacttaaaaacaaaatttggcTCAACTGCTGATGCTGTTGTATCAGATGATGAAGTGACTCGCCTTGTTACATCACTGGAAGATGATTTAAGTGAAGATTTGAGCATTAATCCTCACAATGAAGATGAGGAGCCAGAGTTTGCAGATCAGTCTGCAGAAATCCCTTTGCTGTCTTTTACAGCAGAGGATGAAGTTACATCCCCTGAGGATTTAGAAGATGATGGAAACTATGATGCTAAGTCACAAAATCACAAACCTGATGAAGATGCAAAGGGTGCTATGAAGCTAAATAACCAAAGAGACAATGGGGAGGAGCCCGATTCAGATGCATTAATTCTTAAGGATGCCTTCAGTAAGAGCAAGAAGTCGGGTGGCAGTGTAAATGTAGACAGGTCTGAatctaaacaaacaaaagagaaactgGATGAGGTGGTGCTAATTAGTAAAAGAGAAGCACCAGCAACAACTCAGCCTGAGGATCTCCCCAAAGAGCTCCTTGGAAAGGAACCTGTGGGTACAGGTGATCTGGGttcaaaagagaaaaccaacaaaactgGTAAGTTGGAAGAGCAGCTCACTGATGGAACTGAGTCACATTCTGCAGCACTGAAAGTTACAGCTGTGCCTGATCCTCATGCTTTGCCTAGTCCAGGCAATGCTCTGGAGTCCAAATCATTtcttaaaaagaaggaagatgcTTTAGAACCATCTGATGATGATATCAACAAAAGTCCTGAAAGAGTTCCACTtgcttcagcagagaaaagtgAGGAACAGTTTGAGGATGGTACCTCGGAGGAATCCTTGGAAAGTGATTTAAAGCACAAAAGATCACGGGAGAAAACAATGGGAAGGGGAGAAGCCGAGAACAAGCCTCCAGTTGATACTCCAGCCAAACCAGTGGAAGAGGTAAAAAATGCATCTCAAGGTGACCTAAGAGATACTGACTTCTTGAGACAGAAAGTGGAGCTTGGAATGCCTGCTGTGGAGAAAGAACTTCTCAGACATGAAGaggatttaaaacaaacaggGAAAATTGATGAcgaaaataaaaatcctgccTCTTCTAACAAAGAACtggaaataaagagaaacatgaaagaaacCCCTGCAGGGGAAGAAGACCCAAGCTATAGTGGAGCTGTTGAGCAACCTAGGCCGTGGGAAAATGAGACTGAGTATTCAGAGGCAGATGTGAATGAGAACCTTCCAAGAAATCCTGGCAAGATGCCAGTGTTTAAAGAAAGCACTGAGAAGAGTTCCCCCGAAGAAGAACCAAAAAGCACCATGCAGAACACTAATACTGAGAATCTTACTCTGCAAGGAACTGCTCCTCCTGAGGATGCGGGATCAGACAGAAATCTTGGCAAATATTTGGCTGAAGAAACAACACAAGAATTGCAATCTGAAGAGCCAGATGTTGAAGATGACCCTGACCTCAAACAAGCAGATGATGAGCTACTGGAAGATGAGAATGCAGCAAGTGCAAAGCTGTCACAAGCAAAGGCTGCAAATGTCCAGGGTAATACACTAAGTGGTGAAAATGCAAATCCTGAATTAGAAGGACTAAGTGAAGCTGTTTCAGGAATCCCAAATCCTACTTACAAAACAGGAGAGGAAACAAACTCATTCCCTAAGGAGGATAAAACAATCAGCGTGCAAAACACAGGCGAGACTAGGATCAAAGAAGTTGATGTATCAGTGGGAAAAGATGCTAAATTGGATGAGATGCAGCATGTCACTGATGCAGCTGATGAGGAGTCTTCTGAACCTGAGGAACCATCAGCTGTGGAAGAACATAATTTCCAGTCTCCTCACACAGAAGACAGCAATGACTTTGACGAAAGGAAGGATCATCTCCCAGAGGGCGTTTCAGAGAAAGACTCAAAAGAGGTGCAAAATTTAGAGGAAACAAGAAATGACCACCAGCAAGCTGCAcatgtccccagccctgccgaCAGCTCAGAAGCCACCAGTGACACTGTAACAGACTTCAGTGAGTCTGTGAAGCGGCTCTCAATAATGAGAGATTTCCTTGATGAAAAGCGCGTGATGCGCCTACAGAAGTACCTTGGGCTCCACCACGTGGTTAGGATTGAAGCCATGTTCCACGACATGAAGGTGGAGATGGAGCTTGCTCGGAAGGCGAGCCAGAGTAACGAGGATTTAGAGAAAGCTCTGGATGAGATACTGGAGTTTTCAGAATCGAGCATTATGGATGTTGTAGGAAAAGTTCTGGATTCCAGGGTGGCAGAAAATAAGGAGGAGGTGGTGAAGGAGATGGATTTGTATGATGAGGAGAGTGCACTGATGGATGATATTCAAGAATTAATATATTCATTAAGGAGTAAATACTCATCTGCTGGTGAGAGTGTCCCACTTGCTTCTCCTCCAGAACAGGAAGATGACCGGCTGCATGTTCAAG ATGGTGCAAAAGGGACTGAGTATGACAGCGTTTCCATCAGAAACCCAAATACCGTTGATGAGGGCAATCAGGAATTTCAGCAGCTCGTTGAAGATAAGAGGCCAGAGCAGCCAgttgaagaggaggaggagagggctgTCAGTGTTCCACCTGAGCATGAAGAAGCCAACTTCTCAGATAATGGAGAAGCTGAAAAAGGGTATGATAGTGAAAGAGGATCACCCCTGGAAGATAATTCCTTTGGGTCAGTTGATTCAGGAGAGAGTTCCAGTGAACACACTGCTGAAG GTGCCGGAGCGGGCGCCGCCTGGCGGGGGACCCTgggcgcggcgcggccgctGCTGCGGCGG TTGGTCGACACGCTGCCTGAGGAAATGCGTCCTGGGCCTGATTTCCATGGACTTCCTTGGGAGCCTGTTATTATAACTGCCTTAGTGGGAATTGCCACACTTGCTATATTTTTCTGGAGAACCTGCCTTTCA GTAAAGAGTAGAATATATCAAG tGACTGAAAAACAACTTGCTGAAAAGATTAAAAACcttctgcaagaaaaaacagaaatcttAGAAAAGTTGTCAGAATACGATCAAAAG ATAAAGGAAGCAAAGGAATCTGTGAAAGTGGCCCAAGAACAAAAAGACATTCTCTCAGACGAAACTGCAGGGCTTAAA gacacTGTCAAAGAATTGGAAGAAGCAAATCAGCAGCTAgataacaaagtgaaaaatctgCACACCATGCttgaagcagagagaaaaaagaatgagaagaaacagaacaag CTCTCTGAGACCCAGAAGTCCTTGGAGAAGCTTCAGGAAGCTATCACTATGCAttctgcagagctttcagaG GTGCAGATAGCCCTTAATGAAGCTAAACTGAGTGAAGAAAAGGTGAAATCTGAGCTTCATCATGTTCAGGAAGAGAATGCTAGACTGAAAAAGAGCAAGGAGCAG CTGCTAAAAGAAGCTGAAGGTTGGAGTGAGAGGCATTCTGAGCTCCGTGAGCAGATTCAACTGTATCAGAAATCTCAGAAGGACATAGAAGAGACACTTGCCtacaaggaaaatgaaattgaa GTTTTAACCAATTGCATTAtgcagctgaagcagctggACATGGATTCAGAGGATCCATCGAAGAAGGATGACAGAGGGCATGAGTGGAGCCCAGGAGATGATCTGGCCAATGGAGAGTTGCCAG ATACTGAGAGTGAGAAGATGAAGACTCAGATTAAGCAGATGATGGATGTCTCCAGG GTCAAAACTATGTTATCCATCGTTGAAGAAGACAGAAATCTTCTGCAGTCCAAACTGAATGATGAAGTAACAGCAAGACATGAGCTGGAAG agaagataaaaacaTTGGAACACGATTCCTCTTCGCTGCAGTCAGCAAAAACTCAACTGGAAAATGAATGCAAAACTCTTCAGCAGAAAGTGGAGATACTTGGTGAACTGTACCAGCAGAAGGAGATGGCACTCCAGAA AAAACTAACCCAGGAGGAGTATGAGCgtcaggagaaggagcagaaatTGTGTGCTGCAGATGAAAAAGCCGTACTGGCCATCGAGGAAGTGAAAGTTTACAA GCAAAGGATCCAAGATATGGAAGAAGAATTGCAAAAAACAGAGAGATCTTACAAAAACCAG ATTGCTGTTCATGAGAAAAAGGCACATGACAACTGG CTCATTGCCCGCTCGGCCGagagagctctggctgaagagaagagagaagcagcCAACCTGAGACAGAA attAATAGAAGTAAACCAAAAAATCATCATGCTTCAAAGACCAGTTATTGTAAAGCCAACTCCAGGCAGACCTGACCGCCAGATCCCACCGCGACGAG GGCCCTTAAGCAGAGATGGCTCTTCTGGCCCATCCCCTGTGAGTGGTGGAAATCCATCCCCCACACAGATGATTGATGTCCCTCCCCGGCCCCTCTCGGCTCCTCGAAGAGACGGCGCGAGGGGTGAATTTG GTACAATGCTGGATGGCCCCCCTGCCCCACGAAGGCCTCCAGAGCTACCTGGAAGGATGTCTGTTCCTG ATATTGGGCCTGCTGTGGCATCCCTGATCAGCAGTGAGCCAAGAACCTCCTCCCCTTCCACAGCAATGGATGGAGTG caACCCTCTCCCAAAGAGTCTGAAGCCCCCAGTGTGACTAAAGATTCACCTTCCTCCatggaagcagctgca GGTAACGTTGGTGCCAAAGgcccctctccttttcctgggCCACCTCTGATGAGCTCCCCGGTGATGGGGCCTCCGCTGCCGCCACCCATTCGCTACGGACCCCCAGGACCGCTGCCACCTCCTCTGCGGGGGAGCTTCGGGCCTCGGCCTCTCCCTGGGCCCCAAG gTTGTGGTGCTCCCTTGCCGCCTCCAGCTGGAAGAGATTTCTTACCTGGTCCACGTTTAGGAATGAGAGATTTGCCTCCCGTCCCACTCCCGCCTCCCCCTGATCCCAGAGGCTACGCACGTGGGcatcctcccttccctccccttggCCCTCCCGGCCCCAGGGATTATCCTCCAGGCCCTCGGCTACCCCTGCAGGCTTCCAGGGACTATGCTCCTGCTCCCAACAGAGACTTGCCTCTGCCGGCACCCAGGGACTGA